From Caretta caretta isolate rCarCar2 chromosome 16, rCarCar1.hap1, whole genome shotgun sequence, the proteins below share one genomic window:
- the LOC125623547 gene encoding E3 ubiquitin-protein ligase RNF183: protein MAPCPTETMSEGLCGESEADCPVCWNPFNNTFRTPKLLECQHSFCIECLAHLSLVSPDRNRLQCPLCRHPTVLPSNQSITELPTNSDVLRLLKLEPNHIILEGRQLCLKDEQKSRYFLRQPRVYTLNLGTDPGPRLGSSQASPRPTSIPSRSSLRQCIRNPQFRIFAYLMAIILTVTLLLIFSIFWTKQFLWGIG, encoded by the coding sequence ATGGCGCCTTGCCCCACTGAGACCATGTCAGAAGGGCTGTGCGGGGAGTCAGAGGCAGACTGCCCGGTTTGCTGGAACCCCTTCAATAACACCTTCCGCACCCCAAAGCTCCTGGAGTGCCAGCACTCCTTTTGTATCGAGTGCCTGGCACACCTGAGCCTGGTGTCCCCTGACCGCAACCGGCTGCAATGCCCACTCTGCCGCCACCCCACAGTGCTCCCCTCCAACCAGTCCATCACCGAGCTGCCCACCAACTCGGATGTCCTGCGGCTGCTCAAACTGGAGCCCAACCATATCATCCTGGAGGGCCGGCAGCTGTGCTTAAAGGATGAGCAGAAATCACGGTACTTCCTGCGCCAGCCCAGGGTTTATACCCTCAACCTGGGAACAGATCCAGGACCCAGGCTAGGTAGCTCCCAGGCTTCCCCTAGGCCGACCTCCATCCCCAGCCGCTCTTCCCTTCGGCAGTGCATACGCAACCCCCAGTTCCGCATCTTCGCCTACCTGATGGCCATCATCCTCACTGTGACGCTGCTGCTCATCTTCTCCATCTTCTGGACCAAGCAGTTCCTGTGGGGCATAGGCTGA